One region of Quercus lobata isolate SW786 chromosome 2, ValleyOak3.0 Primary Assembly, whole genome shotgun sequence genomic DNA includes:
- the LOC115977508 gene encoding endochitinase-like, giving the protein MKLFSLLLFLAFLLGASAEQCGSQAGGAVCPSGLCCSRFGWCGSTSDYCGNGCQSQCTSGGGSPTTPSPTPSGGGGDVGSLISASLFDQMLKYRNDPRCKSNGFYTYNAFIAAARSFNGFGTTGDVTTRKRELAAFLGQTSHETTGGWASAPDGPYAWGYCFVTENNKQTYCTSTSWPCAPGKQYYGRGPIQLTHNYNYGQAGKAIGADLINNPDLVATDPTLSFKTAIWFWMTPQANKPSSHDVIIGNWRPSAADTSAGRVPGYGVITNIINGGLECGHGSDNRVADRIGFYKRYCDIFGVSYGNNLDCYNQKPFQ; this is encoded by the exons atgaagctctTTTCTTTGCTACTTTTCTTAGCTTTCTTGCTCGGAGCCTCAGCAGAACAATGTGGATCACAGGCTGGGGGTGCTGTATGTCCAAGTGGGCTATGTTGTAGCCGATTTGGATGGTGTGGCAGTACCTCTGATTACTGTGGAAATGGTTGCCAGAGCCAGTGTACTTCTGGTGGTGGTTCCCCTACAACTCCATCTCCTACAcctagtggtggtggtggcgatGTTGGCAGCCTTATCAGTGCGTCTCTTTTTGATCAAATGCTTAAATATAGGAATGATCCAAGATGTAAAAGTAATGGATTCTACACTTACAATGCTTTCATTGCTGCTGCTCGATCTTTCAATGGCTTTGGCACAACTGGTGATGTTACCACACGTAAAAGAGAGCTTGCGGCTTTCTTAGGTCAAACCTCTCATGAGACCACAG GAGGGTGGGCAAGTGCACCAGATGGCCCATATGCATGGGGATATTGCTTTGTTACGGAAAATAACAAGCAAACTTATTGTACCTCAACATCTTGGCCATGTGCTCCTGGAAAACAATATTATGGCCGGGGACCTATCCAACTCACTCA CAACTACAACTATGGGCAAGCTGGTAAAGCCATTGGAGCTGATCTCATAAACAATCCAGATCTTGTAGCCACAGACCCCACCTTATCGTTCAAGACAGCTATATGGTTTTGGATGACCCCTCAAGCAAACAAGCCATCTAGCCACGATGTCATCATTGGAAATTGGAGACCCTCTGCTGCTGACACATCAGCTGGTCGAGTTCCGGGCTATGGTGTAATCACCAACATTATCAATGGTGGCCTTGAATGTGGCCATGGCTCCGATAATAGGGTGGCTGATAGGATTGGGTTCTATAAGAGGTATTGTGACATATTTGGAGTAAGTTATGGGAACAACTTAGATTGCTATAATCAAAAGCCTTTTCAATAA